Within Sphingobium aromaticiconvertens, the genomic segment CAGCCTCTACAATTATCCGCTGAACCCGACCGGTGACTATCGCCAATTGGGAACATTGCTGTTTCCGCGCAACACTTCCTTCGCTGTGGCGCCTTCGCTGGACTGGTCGGTCGGCCACGGCTGGTCCCTCTCCCTTGCTGGCATGTACGGCAAGGACAAGACGCACTATGATTCCGACACCTACATCGGCGGATCCCTCTTTTCATCGGTCCGCGCCTGCTATTGCAACGATGCCCAGTCGATCGAACTGAATGCCAGCGGGCCATTGATGCAGTTGCCCGGTGGCGAGGCCAAACTCGCCGTCGGCGGCGGCTATCGACGCAATGGATTTATTGCCTATCGGACAACCGGCTCGCCGCAGAACATCAATGTGTCCCAGGACAGCTATTACGGTTTTGCAGAACTGAACCTGCCGCTTGTATCGCGGATGATGGGCGTTCGCTTCGTCGATCAACTGACGTTCAGCGGCGCGATCCGCTATGAGGATTATCCGGGCATCGACAAGATCGCCACGCCCAAGCTCGGCCTGATCTACGCACCGACGCCCGATTTCTCATTGAAGGGATCCTGGGGGAAATCGTTCAAGGCGCCTACCATGTTCCAGCAATATTCCGGAAAATTCGTATCGGTCACCGCCGTGCGCAACGTGGGTGGATCGGGCTATCCGGCGAACGCAACCGCGCTGTTGGTGACCGGGGGGAACCCCGATCTCAAGCCCGAGCGCGCCACGAGCTGGACAGCGACGCTCGATCTCCACCCACGAGCGGTCCTAGGCCTGCAGATCGAACTGAGCTATTTCGACATTGCCTATCGCGATCGCATCGTCGCACCCATCACCTACAGCAGTCAGTCGCTGAGCAATCCCATCTATGCGGATTTGATCAATGTCTCGCCGTCCGAGGCTGACAAGGCGTCCGCTCTGGCAAATACCGAGTCGATCAATTATCTGACCGGCGCCTACAATCCGGCGACCGTTGTCGCCATTGTGGACAATCGCAACGCCAATGCTACGCGGCAGAATATCAAGGGCGTGGATCTGTCCGTTCGCTACGCGCTCGCCCTTGGCGGCGGGCAACGACTGACATTGAGTGCCAACGGCAGCTATCTCCATAGCACGCAAAAGCTCAGTGCCAGCCAGCCGCTCGTGGCTCTGGCAGGCACGATCTTCAATCCGCCCCATTATCGGGGTCGCGGTGCCGTCACCTGGACCAACGGCGCCACATCCTTGTCGACGACCCTGAGCTATATGGGATCGACGGAAGACCTTCGCTTCACGCCTGTCACCCGATCCGGCGAGATGACGACGATCGACCTTACGGCGCGGCATCATATAGGCGAGGCGGGTCTGCTATCGAACATGGATGTGGGGCTGACCCTTCTCAATATCCTCAATGAGAAGCCGGGGGTCGTGCGCCGCTCGCAAGTCTACGATCTGCCCTATGACTCAACCAACAATTCAGCGATCGGCCGCTTCGTCAGCCTTTCGATTACGAAGCATTGGTGATCGTCATGACATTGGCATGGATGAACTATCGCGCACGGTTGTTGATCGGGGGCATCGGCCTGTTCTTGGGCAGTGTCTGCGGGCCGCCAGCCATGGCATCGGAATGTGCGGATTTGCTACCCGGTCTGCGTCAGGACGTCGCGCGCGCGGTAACGGCGGGCGATATCGCGAATTTGCGGGACATAGGGCCAATCGGCGGCATGCCCGCAGGACAGAGTCCGCTTGCCCTGTCACCCGATGGGCGGTCGATCGCCTTCATCCTGACCCGGGCACATCCTGAGACCAACAGCTATTGCCAGGGCCTCGTGGTGGTCGATCTTCGGCCGGACAGCGTCGCCCGGCTCGTCGATCAAGGTGGAGAATTGATCCGGGTTACCTTCCAGAGCGAGCAGCGCGGACTTCTGACCGATACGGGTATCGCCGCGATCAACCAGCCGCGCTGGTCGCCCGATGGCTCCCAGATTGCCTATCTGCGCAAGGATCGGGGCAGGACGCAGGCATGGCGCGCGAGTTTACATGGCAAAAGCGGCACGCAGGTGTCCCATTCCCCCGTCGATGTCGAGGCCGTCGCCTGGTCGGATGACGGGAAGGCGCTCATATATGCCAACCGGCCATCACTGATCGAAGAAAATGCTAAGCTCGATCGGGAAAGCCTGACGGGCTACCTTTTCGACGATCGGGCGATGCCCATTTATGGTGACCGACCGATGATACGGGGGCCATTGCCCCTTCATTATGCCGCTGCAGACATTTCTTCGACGTTCTCATCGGATCGCTCCGCGACGCAAGCCGAGCGGACCGCGCTCGACAGGATCGGTCCGGGCATGCTGCTGGGACGTCCTTTGGCCATCACAGGGCCTTCTGGCGAGGAAGGATGGGTGAAGGCGGAATTGCCCGATCGTTATCTCAGTCCCATCCGCTTGTGGGGCAAGGACCGGCAGGGACGTGAATGGCAGTGTCAGCACAGCAGCTGTTCCGATGGCATCATCGGCATGTGGTGGTCGGCCAAACATGGTGCTGTCCGGTACCTGCGCCGCGACGGCTATGGCGGCAGTCGCCTGACATTCTATCTATGGACGCCAGGACGCGACGCTCCTCGAAAGATGTGGGGCACTGATGGCCTGCTGACGGGCTGCCTCCCTTTGGAGGATCATCTGATCTGCGCCCAGGAAGGATCGACCCAGCCCCGGCGCATCGTGGCGCTGGATGCCGATACCGGCCGATCATCGGTTATCTTCGATCCCAACCCGGAATTCCGGCATCTGCAGATGGGAAAGGTCCAGCGCCTTTACTGGAAGAATCCGTTGGGCTTTGAGACCTTCGGCGATCTTGTTCTGCCCGACAATTACCCCGTCGGCGCAAAACTGCCGATGATCGTCGTCCAATATCGAACACGCGGTTTCCTGCGCGGCAGTATCGGTGACGAATATCCCATCCATGCCTTTGCCGCGCAGGGCTTCGCCGTCCTGAGCGTCGAAAGCCCGCCATTCTTCGCTACCAGTCTAAAGCAAGGCAACTGGCGGACGTGGAAGGATGCCGAATCAGAAAATGTGAAAGGATGGCGGGAACGGCACAATGTGGCATCGTCCATCGTCACAGGAGTCGAGACGGCCATGGCGACAGGCGTGATCGATCCGAAGAGGATCGGCCTGACCGGCCTGAGCGATGGCTCGACCACCGCTTGGTATCTGCTCATCAATACCGATCTGTTCGCCGCAACCTCCGTCAGCACCTGTTGCGCCGACCCCAAGACGGACCTGATCATGGGTGGACCGGCCTGGGAAAAGGAACGGCGGCGTTTCGGTTACCCCGCGCCAACCAACGATAATCCAGCCTTTTGGCAACCCATCTCGCCCGCCATGAATGCCGCCAGGATCAAGGGACCCGTCCTGATGCAACTGGCCAGCGATGAATATTTACGCGCGCTCGAGGCCTATACTGCCTTCCGGGAGATCGGCCCGCCGGTCGAGATGTTCCTCTTTCCGGGCGATCACCACATCAAGTGGCAACCGGCTCACCGCATGGCCATCTATGCGCGCAATATCGACTGGTTCAATTTCTGGTTGCGTGATGCGGTCGACCCAGCACCGGAGAAGGCGGCACAATATGACCGGTGGCGGCGGCTGAAATCGCAACGTCGTCCATAATGGGATGGATTCATCATTGGCGCGCTGCCCATGATTGCGCCCATGCTTCGGCATCGACCAGGCGCATCAGCCGCCAGAAATCGCCGTTCCGAGTATGATGCGACCGATCGATGCTCTGCTCGATTGCGCCCATATCCAGAAGGCCCGCCTGTGCCAGAAGACCTTCCCGTAGCATGGTCGCAATGGTCTTCCGATGGGCTTCGAACAGGGTCGCTACGAAGCTGTCGGGCGTGCCTTTTGACAATCTCGCGATAAGCGGCGGGGGCAAGACATCTTCGAACGCCTTACGGGCGACGTTGCGATTGCGGCCGTCGCGGCACCAGAGCCAGGATGGAATTTTCAGGCAAAGTTCCACGATTGGCTGCGACAGCAGGGGCGAGATGACGGGCCTATTGAAAGCACGTTCGCTGTCGAGATGGTTCTGGATGCGCAAAAGCAGGGCGATGTGGCTCGCCGTTCCCGGCAGAGCACCATCAGGCGCGTCCAGCCAATCGTGCCTGCAGGCTGCAGTCGCTTCCTGCGTGGCAAAAGACGACAGAAAGCTCAGGTCCGGCTTCCAGACATAATGGGCTGCCTTTTGCCGACGCTTCCGCCAACCGCTTCTGGCGACAGACCAGATATCTGCATGGGCGAGCGCGCTCATGTCCATGATCGCCCGCAAGGTTCCACGACCGATGCCCTCGACCAGCATCTGATCGGCGATCGGCGCCCCGGATTGCAGATAGCAGAAGACATTGTCACCACCGCCGCCGTTGAAGAAGACATCTGCTCCGACCTCGTCTGCAAGCCCTATCCCCAGCGCGTCGCCTGCCTGGGCGAAGGATCGGACCGAGGGGCGTGGAAAGCGGGCGGCACCTGAGCGATGCAGGTCAACGAGGCCCACTTCCAGCATTCTTTCGAACAATGGCTGCCCGAGCTGATTGGTGAGTTGCCGGGCATAATCCCGCTCGTCTCCCGACGGATCGGCGGTCACCAGCGTCATATGGCTTGCGCGAACATCCTGGGGCATGGCCGCCGCAACGACGGAGGAATCGAGTCCCCCCGACAGATAGAGGAGGACATGCGCGAATGGCTGCGTCCACGCCTGGACGCAGTCCATGATGGTCTCGCGCAGCAGGCGGACGGCCTCAACCTCATCGCGGATGAGCGACAGGCGACCGGTGTGCTGCCACGGTGACCAAAAAGCCGCAATATCTTGCGAGCCCGTCTCGGCAACCCGTATATGCGAGCCCCCGGGCAGTTCGGTCAGGCCTTCGATACAGGTCTGCGCCGGACGCATTTGATCGGCGATCAGGAACCGCGTGAGTGCCCGCCAATCAATATTGGTCCCGACAAGACCCGCCTCGACAAGCAAAGCCGGCTCGGACGCAAACGCAATAATTCCTTTATGCAGCACATGATAACAGGGCACCATGCCGGAGGGATCGCGGGCGATCTCGATCGCCATATCGTCCGGGCTCTGCCGGATGGTGACATAAGCCCCCCAGTTCGATGACCCGCGACTGGTCGGCGGTGCTTGGGAGATGACCACGACCTGGCGGCTGCGACCGCCAACCTTTTCGAACATATAGCCCAGAATGATCCCGGCGCGGTCGTCCGCCATGACAAACGGGCCGCCGGGTTCAACCAACACGACCGCGCGGCCGAATGCGGCGACCTTTGTAAAGCCCGTCACGGCAATGACGCGATTCACCACGGTGTCGATGCTTTCGAGGAGATCGCCTGGAAAGACGAGCGCGATGTAGCGGAGCGCCATTACAGGACCAGTATCGGCTTGAAATGCCGCACATGATCGACACGATCGTCGAGAATGAGATCGTCTTGCTCGACCCAGCTATGCGCCGAGAAGGGATGCAACTGCACACCAAAGACCAGCCTCGCATCATGGCCTCGCTGCTGCGCGTGGCGGTAGAGGGCCAGTGCCCGGATGAGGCAATGATCGACTGGGAGATAGTAGCGACGCGACGATTCATAGGCAGCGCACAGGCGCCGCATGTCGGCCGCGGACGATCCAGGGACAACAGGCAGTGGCGTTGCTTCCCTAAGCCGACGCAGGGTCGTCGGCAAACCCTGCCGCTTTAATGTGCGACGCATAGCCGCCAAACGGACAATAATCTCAGGAATCTGGGCCGCCATGCGTGAGGGG encodes:
- a CDS encoding asparagine synthase-related protein codes for the protein MALRYIALVFPGDLLESIDTVVNRVIAVTGFTKVAAFGRAVVLVEPGGPFVMADDRAGIILGYMFEKVGGRSRQVVVISQAPPTSRGSSNWGAYVTIRQSPDDMAIEIARDPSGMVPCYHVLHKGIIAFASEPALLVEAGLVGTNIDWRALTRFLIADQMRPAQTCIEGLTELPGGSHIRVAETGSQDIAAFWSPWQHTGRLSLIRDEVEAVRLLRETIMDCVQAWTQPFAHVLLYLSGGLDSSVVAAAMPQDVRASHMTLVTADPSGDERDYARQLTNQLGQPLFERMLEVGLVDLHRSGAARFPRPSVRSFAQAGDALGIGLADEVGADVFFNGGGGDNVFCYLQSGAPIADQMLVEGIGRGTLRAIMDMSALAHADIWSVARSGWRKRRQKAAHYVWKPDLSFLSSFATQEATAACRHDWLDAPDGALPGTASHIALLLRIQNHLDSERAFNRPVISPLLSQPIVELCLKIPSWLWCRDGRNRNVARKAFEDVLPPPLIARLSKGTPDSFVATLFEAHRKTIATMLREGLLAQAGLLDMGAIEQSIDRSHHTRNGDFWRLMRLVDAEAWAQSWAARQ
- a CDS encoding TonB-dependent receptor, coding for MRISGFLHSTLLASAALTTLAVYQCAAAQTDVAVPFHQSSQPMADALREAAAASEMEIFFVPADVAGLTAPSLQGQFTPQVAVDRLLAGTGLHARITDGTIFIRGRDAAADALASGEAANAIVVTGSRLKGVTSPSPTIVLDQEDMRNAGQTNLGDVVRGIPQSFGGGQNVGVGLNVPSASGVNVGSGSSINLRGLGSDATLTLLNGHRLAYNVSRQSVDVSAIPMLAVDRLEIVADGASAIYGSDAVAGVANIILKRDFDGVSTSARLGMSTDGGNEQQQYGVIVGEKWGSGGAFIAYDFERDTAIEARQRSYTASYGAQSLFPAVKRHNLIMSGHQALTADLTFSLDALYNHRTSLYNYPLNPTGDYRQLGTLLFPRNTSFAVAPSLDWSVGHGWSLSLAGMYGKDKTHYDSDTYIGGSLFSSVRACYCNDAQSIELNASGPLMQLPGGEAKLAVGGGYRRNGFIAYRTTGSPQNINVSQDSYYGFAELNLPLVSRMMGVRFVDQLTFSGAIRYEDYPGIDKIATPKLGLIYAPTPDFSLKGSWGKSFKAPTMFQQYSGKFVSVTAVRNVGGSGYPANATALLVTGGNPDLKPERATSWTATLDLHPRAVLGLQIELSYFDIAYRDRIVAPITYSSQSLSNPIYADLINVSPSEADKASALANTESINYLTGAYNPATVVAIVDNRNANATRQNIKGVDLSVRYALALGGGQRLTLSANGSYLHSTQKLSASQPLVALAGTIFNPPHYRGRGAVTWTNGATSLSTTLSYMGSTEDLRFTPVTRSGEMTTIDLTARHHIGEAGLLSNMDVGLTLLNILNEKPGVVRRSQVYDLPYDSTNNSAIGRFVSLSITKHW
- a CDS encoding lasso peptide biosynthesis B2 protein — protein: MALSLRPGLTFCEIQHHLIFMDYEADRYFSLTGPARDSLQKLLKSSNVGITEQEIAPLRAAGITGHGEGAMPLTPCQHVPAGRSIFDEEDGPSRMAAQIPEIIVRLAAMRRTLKRQGLPTTLRRLREATPLPVVPGSSAADMRRLCAAYESSRRYYLPVDHCLIRALALYRHAQQRGHDARLVFGVQLHPFSAHSWVEQDDLILDDRVDHVRHFKPILVL
- a CDS encoding Atxe2 family lasso peptide isopeptidase, whose product is MTLAWMNYRARLLIGGIGLFLGSVCGPPAMASECADLLPGLRQDVARAVTAGDIANLRDIGPIGGMPAGQSPLALSPDGRSIAFILTRAHPETNSYCQGLVVVDLRPDSVARLVDQGGELIRVTFQSEQRGLLTDTGIAAINQPRWSPDGSQIAYLRKDRGRTQAWRASLHGKSGTQVSHSPVDVEAVAWSDDGKALIYANRPSLIEENAKLDRESLTGYLFDDRAMPIYGDRPMIRGPLPLHYAAADISSTFSSDRSATQAERTALDRIGPGMLLGRPLAITGPSGEEGWVKAELPDRYLSPIRLWGKDRQGREWQCQHSSCSDGIIGMWWSAKHGAVRYLRRDGYGGSRLTFYLWTPGRDAPRKMWGTDGLLTGCLPLEDHLICAQEGSTQPRRIVALDADTGRSSVIFDPNPEFRHLQMGKVQRLYWKNPLGFETFGDLVLPDNYPVGAKLPMIVVQYRTRGFLRGSIGDEYPIHAFAAQGFAVLSVESPPFFATSLKQGNWRTWKDAESENVKGWRERHNVASSIVTGVETAMATGVIDPKRIGLTGLSDGSTTAWYLLINTDLFAATSVSTCCADPKTDLIMGGPAWEKERRRFGYPAPTNDNPAFWQPISPAMNAARIKGPVLMQLASDEYLRALEAYTAFREIGPPVEMFLFPGDHHIKWQPAHRMAIYARNIDWFNFWLRDAVDPAPEKAAQYDRWRRLKSQRRP